In Malania oleifera isolate guangnan ecotype guangnan chromosome 8, ASM2987363v1, whole genome shotgun sequence, a single window of DNA contains:
- the LOC131162896 gene encoding uncharacterized protein LOC131162896 isoform X1 encodes MRAETATLILVNLAAIMERADESLLPGVYKEVGAALHTDPTGLGSLTLFRSMVQSACYPLAVYLSVRHDRTHVIALGAFLWAAATFLVALSSTFFQVAVSRALNGIGLSIVAPAIQSLVADSTDESNRGMAFGWLQLTGNLGSIMGGFCSVLIAPIAFMGIPGWRIAFHLVGIFSISVGVLVRLFANDPHYSNDATGASGQLPDKPIWSEVKDLVQEAKSVMKISSFQIIVAQGVTGSFPWSALSFAPMWLELVGFSHEKTAFLIALFVIAASLGGLFGGRMGDLLSKHLPNSGRIILAQISSGSAIPLAALLLLLLPNVPSTAAMHGLVLFITGFCISWNGPATNNPIFAEIVPEKSRTCIYALDRSFESILSSFAPPVVGILAQHVYGYKPVPEGSSESEEIATDRGNAASLARALYTAIGIPMALCCFIYSFLYCTYPRDRERAQMDALIESEMQHLEDSNDTPAGKEYTQLYLSEIDETNSKDRSIVEMVYEDDSGDFDGNDEQIPLHSQ; translated from the exons ATGCGAGCGGAGACGGCGACGCTGATACTGGTGAATTTAGCAGCGATAATGGAGAGAGCGGATGAGTCGTTGCTGCCGGGGGTGTACAAGGAAGTGGGTGCGGCCCTCCACACTGACCCTACGGGGCTGGGGTCCCTTACCCTGTTCCGCTCTATGGTCCAATCCGCCTGCTACCCTCTCGCCGTCTACCTCTCCGTCCGCCACGACCGCACCCACGTCATCGCCCTCGGCGCCTTCCTTTGGGCCGCAGCTACCTTTCTCGTTGCCCTCTCTTCCACCTTCTTCCAG GTAGCTGTGTCCAGAGCCCTCAATGGGATTGGCCTTTCCATAGTTGCACCAGCAATCCAGTCCCTTGTAGCTGACTCAACTGATGAGAGCAACCGTGGTATGGCCTTCGGATGGCTACAGCTAACAGGCAACCTTGGCTCAATCATGGGTGGATTCTGTTCAGTATTGATAGCTCCAATAGCTTTCATGGGGATCCCTGGTTGGAGAATTGCTTTCCATCTTGTTGGAATATTCAGCATCTCAGTTGGTGTTTTAGTCCGCCTCTTTGCCAATGATCCACATTATTCCAATGATGCGACTGGAGCTAGTGGTCAACTTCCAGATAAACCCATATGGTCAGAAGTGAAGGACCTGGTCCAGGAGGCCAAGTCAGTTATGAAGATTTCATCCTTTCAGATTATTGTAGCTCAGGGTGTCACCGGTTCTTTCCCATGGTCTGCTTTGTCATTTGCACCCATGTGGTTAGAACTTGTTGGTTTCTCCCATGAGAAAACTGCATTCCTCATTGCCCTCTTTGTGATTGCTGCTTCGCTAGGGGGACTGTTTGGTGGTAGGATGGGGGATCTCCTTTCCAAGCATCTCCCAAATTCTGGTAGGATAATTCTAGCACAGATAAGCTCCGGGTCAGCCATACCTCTTGCAGCATTACTGCTTCTGCTTTTACCCAATGTCCCATCCACAGCAGCCATGCACGGGTTGGTGTTGTTCATCACAGGGTTTTGCATTTCCTGGAATGGTCCTGCTACAAACAA TCCAATTTTTGCAGAGATAGTCCCTGAGAAATCCCGAACATGTATCTATGCCTTGGACCGATCTTTTGAGTCCATACTATCATCCTTTGCTCCCCCTGTGGTTGGAATACTGGCTCAACATGTTTATGGTTATAAACCAGTCCCTGAAGGGTCGAGTGAGTCTGAAGAGATTGCCACTGATAGAGGGAATGCTGCATCATTAGCTAGGGCTCTGTACACAGCAATAGGAATTCCAATGGCTCTTTGCTGCTTTATCTACTCATTCCTTTATTGCACTTATCCGAGAGACAGGGAGCGCGCACAGATGGATGCATTAATAGAATCAGAGATGCAACATTTAGAAGACTCTAATGACACACCTGCTGGAAAAGAGTACACTCAACTTTACTTATCTGAAATTGATGAAACAAATAGCAAGGATAGAAGTATTGTAGAAATGGTATATGAAGATGACAGTGGTGATTTTGATGGCAATGATGAGCAGATTCCGCTTCACAGCCAATGA
- the LOC131162896 gene encoding uncharacterized protein LOC131162896 isoform X2 has product MAFGWLQLTGNLGSIMGGFCSVLIAPIAFMGIPGWRIAFHLVGIFSISVGVLVRLFANDPHYSNDATGASGQLPDKPIWSEVKDLVQEAKSVMKISSFQIIVAQGVTGSFPWSALSFAPMWLELVGFSHEKTAFLIALFVIAASLGGLFGGRMGDLLSKHLPNSGRIILAQISSGSAIPLAALLLLLLPNVPSTAAMHGLVLFITGFCISWNGPATNNPIFAEIVPEKSRTCIYALDRSFESILSSFAPPVVGILAQHVYGYKPVPEGSSESEEIATDRGNAASLARALYTAIGIPMALCCFIYSFLYCTYPRDRERAQMDALIESEMQHLEDSNDTPAGKEYTQLYLSEIDETNSKDRSIVEMVYEDDSGDFDGNDEQIPLHSQ; this is encoded by the exons ATGGCCTTCGGATGGCTACAGCTAACAGGCAACCTTGGCTCAATCATGGGTGGATTCTGTTCAGTATTGATAGCTCCAATAGCTTTCATGGGGATCCCTGGTTGGAGAATTGCTTTCCATCTTGTTGGAATATTCAGCATCTCAGTTGGTGTTTTAGTCCGCCTCTTTGCCAATGATCCACATTATTCCAATGATGCGACTGGAGCTAGTGGTCAACTTCCAGATAAACCCATATGGTCAGAAGTGAAGGACCTGGTCCAGGAGGCCAAGTCAGTTATGAAGATTTCATCCTTTCAGATTATTGTAGCTCAGGGTGTCACCGGTTCTTTCCCATGGTCTGCTTTGTCATTTGCACCCATGTGGTTAGAACTTGTTGGTTTCTCCCATGAGAAAACTGCATTCCTCATTGCCCTCTTTGTGATTGCTGCTTCGCTAGGGGGACTGTTTGGTGGTAGGATGGGGGATCTCCTTTCCAAGCATCTCCCAAATTCTGGTAGGATAATTCTAGCACAGATAAGCTCCGGGTCAGCCATACCTCTTGCAGCATTACTGCTTCTGCTTTTACCCAATGTCCCATCCACAGCAGCCATGCACGGGTTGGTGTTGTTCATCACAGGGTTTTGCATTTCCTGGAATGGTCCTGCTACAAACAA TCCAATTTTTGCAGAGATAGTCCCTGAGAAATCCCGAACATGTATCTATGCCTTGGACCGATCTTTTGAGTCCATACTATCATCCTTTGCTCCCCCTGTGGTTGGAATACTGGCTCAACATGTTTATGGTTATAAACCAGTCCCTGAAGGGTCGAGTGAGTCTGAAGAGATTGCCACTGATAGAGGGAATGCTGCATCATTAGCTAGGGCTCTGTACACAGCAATAGGAATTCCAATGGCTCTTTGCTGCTTTATCTACTCATTCCTTTATTGCACTTATCCGAGAGACAGGGAGCGCGCACAGATGGATGCATTAATAGAATCAGAGATGCAACATTTAGAAGACTCTAATGACACACCTGCTGGAAAAGAGTACACTCAACTTTACTTATCTGAAATTGATGAAACAAATAGCAAGGATAGAAGTATTGTAGAAATGGTATATGAAGATGACAGTGGTGATTTTGATGGCAATGATGAGCAGATTCCGCTTCACAGCCAATGA